The region TTGCGTAGATAGTTAGAAATATGGGCCAAACCGGGCTATGCGTTGCATAGCCAGGTTTACGCGTTATGTAACATTGTAGTTTTCGAACTCCCACATTAAGCCCTTAATGTCTTAAGACCAAACGTTCAACACTTAGATCTGAACCTAATGGACGTCTAAAAGgataaagttcccaactttatgcctttgcatggcttaatagagcccaaaaccaaaccctagtCCATACCACCCTTTAGTGACCTCAAACCCTTGCATGGGTGAAATATAGCAACAAAGATTTCATTTTTATGACATATGATCCTCAAAAACAACATAAGATGACAATCTTAAGCTCTGGAGTAGCTTTTACTCACAAAAACCAAAACTAGGGGACCAAAAGCTTGGAAACCAAGAATCTAACCTAGATCTAAACCATAGAACCATAAAGGtgggagctttatacctcctgaaGTTTGCAAAAGAGATGAAAGCTCTGGATCTTCAAGCTTGAGCCACACCAATCCACAATGATATACTTCTCTTTCTTCAATATgtaccaagaacacacaaaaggtctcaaacaagctcacaagGGATTAGGATTTTGAAATGACAACGTGGGAGAATGGAGGCTGATGATAAGGGAGGCCTTAAGggacttaaggtctttaaatatggTCTTGACTCTAAAAAACCAGGGTTTGGGTTCTGAGTAATTACGCCCGACATAGGGATTGTACGCCCTGTGTAGAGCATAAAGTCCCCGCATCCATTTAATGACTTACGCCCCATGTAATTCATTCGTAAGGACcgttttttcaagaaaaaatgtATATTTGAGCTATGAATGAAAAGTATCTGAGAAACAGGTGTTACAACTACACCAATCACCAAAAGCATCATTAGGTGTAAATAAATGACCAATACTAATCGAAGGTCAACCCTTAGCCAAAAAACTTTAATCCACCAAAGTTTGACCTAAACTCAAATTGATTAAAAGTCAACGGTTAACTGTTAAAGTCAATGGTCAATGAGTCAATGCACCGTGACCAAGCTCATGGTCGCATCGCTATCATAGGCGACAAAATAGTTGTGAATCCGGTTCAAAGACATATTATTGTTTTTGTCTGTGAAGTTAAATATATCCTCTTAACTTttgtttttattcatatatactcACCATATTAAGACAATTATcaaaataaagtttaaaaattaaaaagaaaaaaaacaattaataaattTCACATGTTATTATTTTATACAAATACAAAATggtatttaatttctcattttaattaaTCAACTCTAATGATTAATGAACAAATGATCAGGTTTGACATTTAATGGTAAAATAATCACTAAGGATGGAACATTTTCCATTAGGACGGGTTCTTACAGGCTTTTCTTCAGAAAAATAAAAGACTTTTTCACTCCAACGATAAAAGCATTAAAAAACTTCTTCAAAATAAAGCTCTTGATTAAACTTAGAGGTTATTTTAAGTTTTTAATGCATAACGttataaaaacatatattataatttaCTTGTTTGAAACATTAAAAAGACATTTGCTTacaagtttttattttaaaaaatttcaaagcTTTTTGTCACGGGCGAAATTGGGCCCTGATGGAGTAATAAACACGTCAGACGTAGTAATCCTACTGCGCTTGACCCTGACCCCACCGTTTATGAAATGCCtggagggtaaaatggtaatttgacGTCACAATTTGCATGATGATAACGCGTCCCTTGCGATAACCATTAGCCCTTTTCCCCCTTCCCTTAATAAACCTCCCCCCTCCCCTCCATTTCTCTCgccaacccaaaatttccatttcgATTAATCAACgacaactgaaaattttcatcTCTCCAACGCCGATCGCTTCTCAGGGTGATTGAATTGTTTTCGTTGTCCAAATTTGTGATTGTTTTAAAGGTTTCTGTTTGAAGATGGCTCAGAGGACTGAGAAAGAAGAGACGGAATTCAAGGCTGTACCTGAAACCTTGACTCTCTGCATCAATAACTGCGGCGTCGTTGGAAATCCGGCGACAAACAATATGTGTCAAAAGTGCTTTAACGCCACCACAACCTCCAGTTCAACCACGTCAACGCAACGAAGTACTCGTGGTAGATCTGGCTCCTTGAGGTCTCCGACGAGGTCAACGTCTCGCGATGTATCGGTTGATCTGGTTGTAGATCGGACGGTTTTGATGGTTGATGAACAACCAAAGGAGAAAACGACGGCTAAGGTTGTAAATCGGTGCTCCGGTTGCCGGAAGAGGGTAGGTTTGACCGGATTCCGGTGCCGGTGTGGCGATCTATTCTGCGCGGAGCACCGCTACTCCGACCGTCATGACTGCACCTATGATTATAAGACCGCCGGTCGGGAGGCGATCGCGAGGGACAATCCGGTGGTCAAAGCGGCAAAAATTGTTagaatttaaattaaattattttcCACAAATTTTTACATATGTTTGCCAAATTTGATTTCTTTGATCGAAAAACTTTTATAAACTTACGAGATCAACGCTCGATCTCTTGTTTCTATCATCTCTTGTGGAAATTAATTATTGAATTCAATCATCTGCTTGGAGATGAGATAGATTGATTGATCGAGTATCATCTGAAATTCTCCCGTTGGAATTGTTCTGCTTTATTTGGTAGAGATTCAATTATTAGGTTTCATTAGTATTGTTGTATGATTGATCATCCGGTGCTCAAAATCAATTAGTGTAATATAATTAATGAAAGGAAGATCTTCTTCAATTTTCTTGATTTTCTTGATCTGTTTAATCTATTGTTCTATAATCCATATTATGAAACCATGTTCTTCATCAAGACCACAAAAGACACCTAAAGCATAGCGACGGAATCGGACCTACGCACACAGGCTTTTAAGCTGTCCCGGTTTTGAGTCATTATCGGGTCCATCTTTTTTTGTGGGGCACCGGTTGGACCGGTAATTTTAAGTCTTAACTTGtcctttttttataaaaaagaaaaagaaaaacaaggAGACACATTTTAATACTTTCATAACGTAAAAGCATTTCTAGCAAAATGTCgcctttaaaaaattcaaaatttcaatcaaattgGTGTTAACATCATGAAACcatatggttttaaatgtttattGTGATACGATTTACTTTTATATTGCAAAAAGATTATTCTCTTAAGAAATAATTATACTCTAAAATATGCTGTACAAGAAGTGTTAAGAAGTTTTGACTGGTAACATTATAATAGCATTTTATTTATAAATGATTAGGGTGGTCTACCAGTTATTATCTGACATGGAACACTTTAATGGTTATATTGGttgaaatttcattttttttcttaaaaaattgaTTATAAGTAGTTAATTATaggtttattttttataaaatagtcAATGGGGTGTATAAGGAAGATGTCTTattagcatcatcctatataaaatgatataaaaaatatgttattattattattattattattacaagatATATTCAAGACAATATAAAAAAGAATACAATATGCTAGTTGAAATGTTAGTTAAAATGTTAttctaaaaagttttttttaaaaaaaattaagttatCAGTTATTTTTTAGTTATCAAACACGAcaacttaaaaaaaatcaaaattaactaAGTTAGTTACGAAGtgttgaacatatatatattctCTTACAACATTTTTTTTGCCACGTCATCACCATATTATTTTCCTTTCACCCTCTCAGATAGAAAATAGCCTCTAAAAACATACAACAATGGGTGTTAACTATACAAGATCAAGAAACATatagaaaaaaagaaaagaaaatatacAACAATGGGTGTTAACTATACAAGATCAAGAAACAtatagaaaaagaaaagaaaagagaaCGAATGCAATGAAATGGTCTTTACGTAGAGAAGGTCAACACACCACCACACATCAAACAATGTGATATTCATCGCACCACCGTGATAACACCTTATCTTACCGTTTTACACTGTATTATTACTCCTAGTTGCCTAACGCGTGTCTTTGGTCATCCATTTaatgaatatatttttttgttattgtCTTATCACATTTTCAATAATTATATAGaataaaatattattaacttcAATATATTctgataattaattatttttaaaaatctttatttTGGAAATAAACTAATTTATCGTAATATTTGTCAATATTTCAATAACCATTCATTATgtttaagcatatatatatatatatatatatatatatatatatatatatatatatatatatatatatatatatatatatatatatatatatatatatatatatataaaaaactagAAATACTTAACAATAACATCAAATAAAATTAATATCTTACAAATACTACTAGTTATAGAATCACATTCTATTTTTATATTGATGATACGTCACTTCTTCGATCTTATGTTATCTGAAAACTGACATGCTCTTATATGCGACCTATCGACATAAACAAAGCGTCAGGAGCTATATTGATGTTAACCCCTTGGTATTGCATGTTGATGTAAGTTGTATTGTTCTTCTATGCTTAAGTTACGGTAATATTGCATGTTGATGTAAGCTAACAGTAGGGGAAAAGAGAGACTATTCCTACCTTATGACttgttttttgaaaaatgatTATTTTTGCAAGTATTTTTTAGCAATACGAACGAGTTTCTCCATTTTCGAGTCAAAGGCGGTCCGGGAAGtaaaaaattcgaaaattttgttatattttttggattttcttggatttgTGCAAAACGTTTATGCCGTGTGTCAAGGGGGAGTtttgtatggaaaattccaaatTGAGCGTTTTCTCATTTACTTTTCGGTTTTATAATCATATTTCAAgtataaaaagggggagagatTTGAATATGAGAATTCGAaagttgtgaatttttcatattaggCAAATTTGAAGAACGATGTGACCTTGAGAAAAAGAAGTTTATGAATTGGTTTGAATTGTAAATTCTAAAGTGATATGGGTTTTTTCCTGTTTCATGAATGATTTGGACAtaatgaagatttttggggtgtgtttttatgcttaAAGTTAGGTAATTGATTGTGGAGATTTAGACACTTCAAATTACCTTTTGATGCTCGGATTGTAATGTCTCACACTCCAGAACCCAGATTGGAAAATCATTGAAGATTTGAAGACTTGATGCTCATTTCTACATTTGTAACGCTTGAGGATTCGTTTGTGAAGTTGCTCTTTTTGGAGATTGAAGCCGagtcatccattcctaactttgaggggggaaatgttagggtgcaaagttattcaggGATTGACTTTGTGATGACTTGAGTTAAGAAGACCCCTTACACATGTGGGGTTGGAGCCTTGTGACATttaagagagagaagagagagagagagagagagagagatagatagatagatagatagatagatagatagatagatagagagatagatagatagatagatagatagagagagagagagagagaaagtactacctcagtactccccatcaGTCCCTGCCTGACCTCGCCCCAATAAGTCggggtccgacacttccttccatagagcatctcaaagggaggtcaaTTAATAATGGCATGATAAcagttgttataagagaactccgccaacataaggtaagtatcccaactccctcgaaatccaacacacatgcgctAAGCatgtctgtgacaacccgatatttcgaatccatgtagtgacctaaaaagtcaagaattgtaatctcttttgatataatgaaataacgtcaaaaataaaatgttcaaaagtctctattgggttGCCTAAAATGATAGTTATCAtgtcaaggttttcagaaatataaagaacactaaaatccgagttataacaaagaagttatgaccaacctaagattAACAGCAAAACCGTCAATACGATTAAACGTAAAACACcaaaagttttaataaaatactttttaaccttaagtatctaaatgaaagtcgtagatatcattaaaccgagaacatacataaaaagaacgtccaaatctgacttcatatgaggaagttatgatttttccaagtttcggatatagcagcagacagctaaaatacTCGAAATAAAGGTTGAGAgatttttagccgatacaacttaaatgagaatcgaagatgtcaacaatagtagcacaacggtataaAGTCTGACGAGAACGGacatcatatgaagaagttatggatttttaacggacttttcgtgtcccgacctgttaaaaataaataataaaaattaaagtcaaaattagccgacgaagtctaaacgagagttgtagagtatattctcaccttcgcgtgcatataaagaacgtcgaaatcggagctcatacgcgaaagttatgcattttacaagttcgagactcgaaatctgaggctgtcaggcctaccacgacgtggtgaagaagcccacgacgtggtatTGTGACTGATGGGTGCCAGGTGCATCAGCAAACGTCTCGTCAACGGAAGAGGATAGAATcgctcaccacgacgtggtgaggtGTACCACAACATGGCGCCCAATTTGAGGCTATAAATAGCAGCCGAAGGTGTTGAGTTTCATTGCTCAT is a window of Lactuca sativa cultivar Salinas chromosome 1, Lsat_Salinas_v11, whole genome shotgun sequence DNA encoding:
- the LOC111877393 gene encoding zinc finger A20 and AN1 domain-containing stress-associated protein 5, whose translation is MAQRTEKEETEFKAVPETLTLCINNCGVVGNPATNNMCQKCFNATTTSSSTTSTQRSTRGRSGSLRSPTRSTSRDVSVDLVVDRTVLMVDEQPKEKTTAKVVNRCSGCRKRVGLTGFRCRCGDLFCAEHRYSDRHDCTYDYKTAGREAIARDNPVVKAAKIVRI